A single Paenibacillus kribbensis DNA region contains:
- the galU gene encoding UTP--glucose-1-phosphate uridylyltransferase GalU, producing MKIRKAIIPAAGLGTRFLPATKAMPKEMLPIVDKPTIQYIIEEAVASGIEDIIIVTGKGKRAIEDHFDYSFELEHNLTSKEKWNLLNEVRKPSEMADIHYIRQKEPKGLGHAIWCARKFIGDEPFAVLLGDDIVESENPCLKQMIDVFDEYQRSVVGVKQVDWNEVHRYGIVEGHALTTKISEAERLVEKPKKEETTSNLAIMGRYILTPDIFDILGQQSAGVGGEIQLTDALSKLGEKNPILAYEFDGNRHDVGEKLGFIETTIHYALQHNEIKDEVLAYMRQVIEEIDQQKQVKS from the coding sequence ATGAAAATCCGTAAAGCAATTATTCCAGCTGCGGGACTAGGAACCCGATTCTTGCCTGCTACGAAAGCAATGCCTAAAGAGATGCTTCCAATCGTAGACAAACCAACGATTCAATATATTATTGAAGAGGCTGTGGCATCTGGTATTGAGGATATTATTATCGTTACTGGTAAAGGGAAAAGAGCGATTGAGGATCATTTTGACTATTCCTTTGAGCTGGAACATAATCTGACCTCAAAGGAAAAATGGAACCTGCTGAATGAAGTACGCAAACCATCAGAAATGGCAGATATCCACTATATTCGTCAAAAGGAACCTAAAGGTTTGGGGCATGCGATCTGGTGTGCGCGTAAATTTATTGGGGATGAGCCTTTTGCCGTTCTTTTGGGTGATGATATCGTTGAATCCGAGAATCCATGTCTCAAACAGATGATTGATGTTTTTGATGAGTATCAGCGTTCTGTTGTAGGTGTAAAGCAAGTAGATTGGAACGAGGTTCATCGGTACGGGATTGTTGAAGGTCATGCACTTACCACCAAAATCTCGGAAGCAGAGCGTCTGGTAGAAAAACCGAAGAAGGAAGAAACTACCTCCAACTTGGCGATTATGGGACGCTATATCCTGACGCCTGATATTTTTGATATCCTGGGTCAGCAATCCGCTGGGGTAGGCGGGGAGATTCAACTGACAGACGCATTGTCCAAACTGGGAGAAAAGAATCCGATTCTGGCCTACGAATTTGATGGCAATCGCCATGACGTTGGCGAGAAATTGGGGTTCATTGAAACAACCATCCATTATGCCCTGCAGCATAACGAGATTAAAGATGAAGTACTGGCTTATATGAGACAGGTCATAGAAGAGATCGATCAACAAAAACAGGTGAAGTCGTAA
- a CDS encoding O-antigen ligase family protein — protein MSNPVYGKQAQTSTRDDKRPAIFWVLIVGMILFLAWAPFQAALFNGQMLDFEKPLYWALIISTILLILGIVTYYKKFKLEEQRDWLAVLVLLLPLTYVLSLISAASHYLAMNMVVVQCIYAALFIISIYLLQDRLGNKIIHNLIMTVAYVIVGFGFINWFGQWVLAGKLVGWLSQYVYQDRYTNATMTDTNGLRLTSVFQYANTYAAFLMAFLFAAVFCLMKSKSWYGKATHGFMLVPILVSLFLTLSRGGLVMLPVVFVLLLLFFKPARQIIWILHCAIAGLASISILAPITNMGLQLDKAYNGGEAAKAWGLLIGVSLAVAVVLWLVERYLAPKLESALTGWTSRKLSNLWLPVGSVVVIGLLAFLFIGTGLRSVLPENVQVRLENINFRQHSVLERLVFYQDAAKLIKDHPVIGTGGGGWATLYEKYQDYPYTSRQAHNFFMQYLVEVGILGFVIFMSFILYIFYKYIRNYIRQNDEERDSHFLYLILALSILLHSLLDFNLSYVFMGILVFMSLGGMAAAMDSKPLKRLSMSTSGFRIMYSAVIGILSIVALFAGLRFVQSANAATYAKQIMAVSKSFEEIQSAINKDLELRPTHPDSVIRLAALYKNVYDQTKKEEFYNAAIEVLNTGLKAEPYNKTMYNSKVNLLQAKGENEQAFSILENNISNFNWDNDWYNMLITQAYTIGNNAREQKDTAKEQKYFQAGLAAYQKVLDGVAHIKTVPPEIQLTRTFEVTPSIALSAGKIEFMSGKPAEAANILKNGLKDDLSDATNREVARYYIVALQKQGQDDKALYDKLIKADPKEKEQIAQLKSEK, from the coding sequence TTGTCGAATCCAGTATACGGGAAACAAGCCCAAACGTCGACCCGTGACGATAAAAGGCCGGCTATATTTTGGGTGTTAATTGTTGGCATGATTTTGTTTTTAGCTTGGGCTCCCTTCCAGGCTGCACTTTTTAATGGGCAAATGCTCGACTTTGAAAAGCCTCTGTATTGGGCTTTAATCATCAGCACGATTCTATTGATCCTGGGAATCGTAACTTATTATAAGAAATTCAAGCTGGAAGAGCAAAGGGATTGGCTGGCTGTATTGGTGCTCCTGCTTCCCCTGACTTATGTACTTTCACTGATTTCAGCAGCTTCTCATTATCTGGCTATGAACATGGTAGTAGTGCAGTGCATATATGCCGCCCTGTTTATCATCTCAATCTATCTACTCCAGGATCGCTTAGGCAATAAGATTATTCACAATCTGATTATGACTGTTGCTTATGTCATTGTAGGCTTCGGCTTTATTAACTGGTTTGGACAGTGGGTGCTTGCCGGCAAGCTGGTAGGCTGGCTTAGCCAATATGTGTATCAAGACCGTTATACCAATGCAACCATGACAGATACAAATGGACTCCGACTAACATCGGTGTTTCAATACGCGAATACATATGCCGCTTTTCTAATGGCTTTCCTATTCGCTGCCGTTTTTTGTCTGATGAAGTCAAAATCATGGTATGGTAAGGCTACTCATGGATTCATGTTGGTACCCATTCTGGTCTCGCTGTTCCTGACCTTGTCACGGGGCGGTCTGGTTATGCTACCAGTCGTTTTCGTACTGCTCTTGCTCTTCTTTAAACCAGCACGCCAGATTATATGGATTTTGCATTGTGCCATTGCGGGTCTAGCGTCAATATCTATCCTGGCACCGATTACGAATATGGGATTACAACTCGATAAGGCCTATAACGGCGGTGAGGCTGCAAAGGCTTGGGGATTGCTTATTGGTGTCTCCCTTGCTGTAGCTGTTGTACTGTGGCTTGTTGAACGTTATCTGGCGCCGAAGTTAGAAAGTGCCCTCACAGGTTGGACTTCCCGTAAGTTATCCAATCTGTGGCTGCCTGTCGGATCGGTTGTGGTGATTGGCTTGCTGGCTTTTCTGTTTATTGGAACCGGCCTGCGCAGCGTACTGCCGGAAAACGTCCAGGTCCGGTTAGAAAATATCAATTTCCGGCAGCATAGTGTACTGGAACGACTTGTATTCTATCAGGATGCTGCCAAATTGATTAAAGATCATCCTGTTATTGGCACCGGCGGCGGCGGTTGGGCTACTTTGTACGAAAAGTACCAAGATTATCCTTATACAAGCCGTCAGGCACATAACTTTTTCATGCAGTACCTGGTTGAAGTTGGCATTCTCGGTTTTGTAATTTTCATGTCATTCATCTTATATATTTTCTACAAATATATTCGTAACTATATTAGACAAAATGATGAAGAGCGGGATTCTCACTTTCTGTATCTCATTTTGGCGCTCTCAATCTTGCTTCATAGTTTGCTGGACTTTAATCTGAGTTACGTGTTCATGGGCATACTGGTATTTATGAGTCTCGGTGGTATGGCTGCTGCTATGGACAGCAAACCTCTTAAACGCTTGTCCATGAGTACTTCCGGTTTTCGGATCATGTACAGTGCAGTCATTGGTATCCTGAGCATTGTCGCTCTGTTTGCAGGTCTTCGCTTCGTGCAATCAGCGAATGCTGCCACATATGCCAAGCAGATCATGGCGGTGAGTAAATCATTTGAGGAAATCCAAAGTGCCATAAATAAGGATCTTGAACTTCGTCCTACGCACCCGGATTCGGTTATAAGATTGGCTGCATTGTACAAGAATGTGTATGATCAAACGAAAAAAGAGGAATTTTATAATGCTGCAATAGAGGTACTTAATACGGGCCTGAAGGCAGAACCATATAATAAAACCATGTATAACTCCAAAGTTAACCTTTTACAAGCAAAAGGTGAGAATGAGCAAGCCTTCAGTATTTTGGAAAATAACATTTCCAACTTTAACTGGGACAATGACTGGTACAATATGTTGATTACCCAAGCCTACACTATTGGTAATAACGCACGTGAGCAGAAGGACACAGCCAAGGAACAGAAGTATTTCCAAGCAGGTCTTGCTGCTTATCAGAAGGTTCTGGATGGGGTAGCTCATATTAAGACGGTTCCACCTGAAATTCAATTGACACGTACTTTTGAAGTAACCCCAAGTATTGCCCTCAGTGCTGGCAAAATTGAGTTCATGTCAGGTAAGCCTGCAGAGGCTGCCAACATTTTGAAAAACGGCTTGAAGGACGACCTGAGTGATGCTACGAATCGTGAGGTAGCTCGTTATTATATCGTCGCTCTGCAAAAGCAGGGACAGGATGACAAAGCATTGTACGATAAGCTGATTAAAGCCGATCCGAAGGAGAAGGAGCAAATTGCTCAGTTGAAATCGGAGAAATAA
- a CDS encoding ABC transporter permease has product MYLRTTLKSIFNHKYLIKNFMVKDLKNRYQGSMMGFLWSIIHPLTTLAVYSLVFSWMLKMRVGMELGTNNFTLWMFAGLLPWIFFSETLSRATSVVLDNSNLIKKTVFPSEILPISLLLSNAVNFLIGFLILIGGMFLLGQPVSALSFLYVLVYIFPLVLFTLGFCWLCASLNVFFRDLGQIVSVVLNIVFYASAIIYPIHVVPQKFQGWFFWNPLIHVVQGIRDALFKLQFIKDGELIYLYTFSIIVFCLGQYIFQKSKKGFVDVL; this is encoded by the coding sequence ATGTATTTAAGAACAACATTAAAAAGTATTTTCAACCATAAATATCTTATTAAAAATTTTATGGTCAAGGATCTAAAAAATCGCTATCAAGGCTCCATGATGGGTTTCTTATGGTCAATTATTCATCCGTTGACAACTCTTGCAGTCTATTCACTTGTTTTCTCCTGGATGCTAAAAATGAGAGTAGGTATGGAACTGGGAACCAATAATTTTACACTGTGGATGTTTGCAGGCTTGCTCCCATGGATTTTCTTTTCAGAAACCCTTAGCCGTGCCACTTCAGTTGTGCTTGATAATAGTAACTTAATTAAAAAAACAGTTTTTCCTTCTGAAATTTTGCCGATCTCTCTGTTGCTTTCTAACGCGGTAAATTTTCTAATAGGTTTTCTAATATTAATTGGCGGAATGTTTTTATTAGGGCAACCTGTTTCAGCCCTCTCGTTTCTTTATGTATTGGTATATATATTCCCTTTAGTTTTGTTCACTCTAGGATTTTGCTGGTTATGTGCCAGTCTAAATGTTTTCTTTAGAGATTTGGGACAGATTGTAAGTGTAGTTTTGAATATCGTTTTTTATGCCAGCGCAATTATATACCCTATACATGTTGTACCACAAAAATTTCAGGGTTGGTTTTTCTGGAATCCGTTAATACATGTGGTACAAGGAATAAGGGATGCTTTGTTTAAATTACAGTTCATTAAGGACGGGGAACTTATTTATCTTTATACATTTTCAATTATAGTGTTTTGTTTGGGGCAATATATATTTCAAAAATCGAAAAAAGGATTTGTTGATGTACTATGA
- a CDS encoding ABC transporter ATP-binding protein: protein MMKNDLAIEIGNITKTYKVYNKPYHRLLEIFNLGKRNTEINALKGISFKVEKGKTCGIVGPNGSGKSTLLQILTGILQPSSGFFNVKGRISALLELGAGFNPDYTGRENIFLYASILGVEKKEIETKIDEIIEFAQIGDFIDRSVKTYSSGMYVRLAFAVAINVDPDILIVDEALAVGDESFQRKCFRKFEELKEKGVTILFVTHSLGLVKQFCDEAVLIYKGELIEQGHPNHVINVYTKLIAEMENGVRAAKPTEKNKDIPILGDSKLLDSEQAPSEYRYGNGQGKIISFRLDGEDGNKSRIYRHGEKITISLKLQYYKDTYSSLAAYTIKTVSGVEITGTNTSFEGLDLTNYKKNDILNIVFTQNTILNAGDYVVSLGFIELVDDNIVVMDRRYDVLTFKVAETKKAAGLVDPKVEISISKVMDNLTLENSE from the coding sequence ATGATGAAAAATGACTTGGCAATTGAAATTGGAAATATAACGAAGACCTATAAAGTATACAATAAGCCTTATCATAGATTACTGGAGATCTTCAATTTAGGGAAAAGAAATACTGAAATAAACGCTTTGAAAGGAATCTCTTTTAAAGTGGAAAAAGGAAAGACATGCGGTATAGTTGGTCCTAATGGTTCTGGGAAAAGTACACTTCTCCAGATCCTCACAGGAATTCTGCAACCTTCATCTGGATTTTTTAACGTAAAAGGCAGGATATCTGCACTGCTAGAACTTGGTGCGGGTTTTAATCCGGATTATACTGGGAGGGAAAATATATTTTTATATGCTTCCATACTAGGAGTAGAGAAGAAAGAAATTGAAACGAAGATAGATGAAATTATTGAATTTGCTCAAATTGGTGACTTTATTGATAGATCTGTTAAAACATACAGTAGTGGGATGTATGTGAGATTGGCATTTGCGGTTGCCATCAATGTGGATCCTGATATTTTAATTGTTGATGAGGCGCTCGCAGTAGGAGATGAGAGTTTTCAAAGGAAATGTTTTAGGAAGTTCGAGGAATTAAAAGAAAAGGGCGTCACTATATTGTTCGTAACTCACAGTTTGGGGCTAGTTAAACAATTTTGTGATGAAGCTGTTCTAATTTATAAAGGAGAGCTTATTGAGCAAGGACACCCGAATCATGTCATAAATGTGTACACTAAACTGATTGCTGAGATGGAAAATGGAGTTAGAGCCGCTAAGCCAACAGAAAAAAATAAGGATATCCCGATTTTGGGTGATTCAAAATTGTTAGATAGTGAGCAAGCTCCTTCTGAGTATAGATATGGTAATGGGCAAGGGAAGATCATATCTTTTAGGTTAGACGGCGAAGATGGGAATAAATCGAGAATATACAGACACGGGGAAAAAATAACAATCTCTCTTAAGCTACAGTATTATAAGGATACTTATTCTTCACTTGCTGCATACACAATTAAAACTGTTTCGGGGGTTGAAATAACTGGGACGAATACTAGTTTTGAGGGTCTAGATTTAACAAATTATAAGAAAAATGATATTTTAAATATCGTCTTTACACAAAACACAATATTAAATGCAGGCGATTATGTGGTTTCATTGGGCTTTATTGAATTAGTTGATGATAACATCGTAGTCATGGACAGAAGATACGATGTTTTAACTTTTAAAGTGGCAGAAACAAAAAAAGCAGCTGGTCTTGTAGATCCTAAAGTTGAAATAAGTATTAGTAAAGTAATGGATAACTTAACTTTAGAGAACTCGGAGTGA
- a CDS encoding class I SAM-dependent methyltransferase: MKNLFKQIYPVHDGIYLCSESGHYYSDLDNKRMSKLVAECVSKGWRKTVKENFYDNPFLFNIITDESRADWQYLLPLTEDSVALDIGAGWGTISIPLARNIKHVVALDGTLDRLQFLSTRAKQENIENITVIHADIFKHPFKEESFDLVSFNGVLEWVGLNDLGQNPQERQKEALRIAYSLLKPGGYLYIGIENALGLKYLLGEPDDHTGIKYISYLSREEANEMNLKWNKNEYSTYTYTKQGYQQLLELSGFRNVDFFYPHPDYKRIEFLYNLSENNVSSYLVEFLRYTKSSSSISERVNDLERFLIEYEQLSPFPASYSIFARKEEN, from the coding sequence ATGAAGAATTTGTTCAAACAAATATATCCTGTACATGATGGTATTTACTTATGTTCTGAAAGCGGCCACTATTATTCTGATTTGGATAATAAGAGGATGAGTAAACTAGTTGCTGAATGTGTCTCTAAAGGATGGAGAAAGACTGTTAAAGAGAATTTTTATGATAATCCATTTCTATTTAACATCATTACGGATGAATCCAGAGCAGACTGGCAGTATCTATTGCCATTGACAGAAGATTCAGTTGCGTTGGATATTGGCGCGGGATGGGGGACTATTTCCATCCCGCTTGCGCGTAATATTAAACATGTTGTTGCATTGGATGGGACCTTAGACCGTCTTCAATTTCTATCTACCAGAGCAAAGCAAGAGAATATAGAAAATATTACGGTTATTCATGCGGACATATTTAAACATCCTTTTAAAGAGGAGAGTTTCGACTTAGTTTCCTTTAATGGAGTTTTAGAGTGGGTGGGACTTAATGATCTGGGACAGAATCCACAAGAAAGACAGAAGGAGGCTTTAAGAATAGCCTACAGTTTACTCAAACCTGGAGGCTATCTATACATTGGGATTGAAAACGCACTGGGGCTAAAATATTTGCTTGGAGAACCTGACGATCACACAGGCATTAAATACATTAGTTATTTGAGCAGAGAAGAAGCCAACGAAATGAATTTAAAGTGGAATAAAAATGAATATAGTACCTATACGTACACAAAGCAGGGTTATCAGCAATTGTTGGAGCTCTCTGGATTCAGAAATGTTGATTTTTTCTATCCGCATCCTGATTACAAACGAATTGAATTTCTATACAACCTGTCTGAAAATAATGTATCAAGCTATTTAGTTGAATTTTTACGTTACACAAAATCCAGTTCTTCAATTAGTGAACGGGTAAATGATTTGGAGAGGTTTCTAATCGAATATGAACAGTTAAGCCCATTTCCTGCTTCTTATAGTATCTTTGCTCGTAAGGAGGAGAACTAA
- a CDS encoding glycosyltransferase has translation MEVRSCDIIIPVYNAPEELEECVNSLFRFTNLMENRIVIINDCSPDPRVNEYLDTLDNQEGLIILQNEENLGFVGTVNRGMSFSQEDVILLNSDTVVTAGWLEKIKEVAYSDRSIATVTPLTNNGSICSVPKFLEDNSIPEGYTVESFAHFIENISLKEYPEIPTAVGFCMYIKREIIDEIGLFDQETFGKGYAEENDFCCRVIEHGYKNVLDDHTFIYHKGSMSFKGEKLALLNKNLKTLNARYPYYEKDVHDFIVKNPLKRVHENITIRLPHYVDSYKTRGNILYVLHNFFDESYTQPIGGTEYHVKDIVSELEDYYAFVLVTNGNELVLKQYLKGNFVAKYHFPLHDSISIQHFHHQEYSEIVEKILGTFEISLVHIHHLIRHSFDIPHIAHKFNIPVIFTLHDYYLISPKVNLLDENNKYILESGNEEEKFNSSLRAAYGFHTPFIKKWSEKVEDMISKVDQFITPCDFTRDLFIKYFPSLESRIFAIEHGVTIENNLADSEISSVKSEGKEIKEWNIGFLGGLAPNKGSDLIYKLITKYPKNNIKWHLIGGLGDQKLNLLNQNNLQKHGEYKREELTHIIKQLDLDLVCLLSPWPETFSYTLTEAWLHDVPVLVTPMGALKERVNKVGGGWVSQSLELSDVMKKLDEIIDDGQEELARIKINIREYKFKTKLEMVAQYIELYGKFEVSKELTKTITVFDNAALLVSLKYYFPHDSNITSHEYQNQLNQLETELMNMRNTIGWKVLTKLRNNNKGTLKMGKKLIYFILKFKAIKR, from the coding sequence ATGGAAGTGCGATCCTGTGATATTATCATTCCCGTGTACAATGCACCAGAAGAATTAGAGGAATGTGTTAATTCATTATTTCGTTTTACTAATTTAATGGAAAATAGAATAGTAATCATTAATGACTGCAGTCCTGATCCTAGGGTAAATGAATATCTCGATACCCTAGATAATCAGGAAGGTTTAATTATTCTGCAAAATGAAGAAAATCTAGGTTTTGTAGGCACAGTAAATAGAGGTATGTCCTTTTCGCAGGAGGATGTGATTCTGTTGAATAGTGACACTGTTGTTACTGCTGGATGGTTGGAAAAGATAAAAGAAGTAGCATATTCAGATAGATCTATTGCAACAGTTACACCGCTAACAAACAATGGCAGTATTTGTTCTGTGCCAAAATTTTTAGAAGATAACTCAATTCCCGAGGGTTATACAGTAGAAAGCTTCGCACATTTTATTGAGAATATCTCTTTAAAAGAATATCCTGAAATACCTACCGCAGTAGGATTCTGTATGTATATTAAAAGAGAGATTATCGATGAGATTGGATTGTTTGATCAGGAGACATTTGGTAAAGGATACGCGGAAGAAAATGATTTCTGTTGCAGAGTTATTGAGCATGGCTATAAAAATGTACTTGATGATCACACATTTATATACCATAAAGGCTCTATGTCTTTTAAAGGTGAGAAACTAGCTTTATTAAACAAAAATCTAAAAACTTTAAATGCCAGATATCCTTATTACGAGAAAGATGTCCATGATTTTATTGTTAAGAATCCATTGAAACGTGTACATGAGAATATAACCATCAGATTACCACATTATGTTGACTCCTACAAAACTCGCGGTAATATACTTTATGTTCTTCATAATTTTTTTGACGAGAGCTACACACAGCCAATTGGTGGTACAGAGTATCATGTTAAGGATATCGTATCGGAGTTAGAGGATTATTATGCATTTGTATTAGTAACAAATGGAAATGAGTTGGTGCTAAAACAGTATCTTAAGGGAAATTTTGTTGCAAAATATCATTTTCCTTTACATGATTCTATCTCAATACAACATTTTCATCATCAAGAATATAGTGAAATTGTAGAAAAAATCTTGGGGACGTTTGAGATCAGCCTTGTGCATATACATCATTTGATCAGACATTCTTTTGATATCCCTCATATTGCTCATAAATTTAATATACCAGTAATTTTTACTTTGCATGATTACTATTTAATCAGTCCAAAAGTGAATTTGTTAGATGAGAATAATAAGTATATTTTAGAAAGTGGAAATGAAGAAGAAAAATTCAACTCTTCCTTGAGAGCTGCTTATGGATTTCATACTCCATTTATTAAGAAATGGAGCGAAAAAGTTGAAGATATGATTAGTAAAGTAGACCAATTTATTACACCTTGTGATTTTACAAGAGATTTATTTATAAAGTACTTTCCTTCATTAGAAAGCAGAATTTTTGCTATTGAACATGGAGTTACTATTGAGAATAATTTAGCAGACTCTGAAATTTCATCTGTGAAATCAGAGGGAAAAGAAATTAAAGAATGGAATATTGGATTTTTAGGAGGACTTGCACCTAATAAAGGTAGTGATCTGATTTATAAATTGATCACGAAGTATCCTAAAAATAATATTAAATGGCATCTAATTGGTGGTTTAGGTGATCAGAAATTAAATTTATTGAATCAAAATAATCTTCAAAAACATGGAGAGTACAAAAGAGAAGAACTGACCCATATTATAAAACAATTGGATCTGGATTTGGTTTGTTTGTTATCTCCATGGCCTGAGACATTTTCTTATACGTTAACTGAAGCTTGGCTGCATGATGTACCTGTCCTAGTTACTCCTATGGGAGCCCTTAAAGAAAGAGTTAATAAGGTCGGCGGTGGCTGGGTGTCCCAATCACTTGAACTAAGCGATGTTATGAAGAAACTGGATGAAATTATTGATGATGGCCAAGAAGAACTGGCTAGAATTAAAATTAATATTAGAGAGTATAAGTTTAAAACAAAATTAGAGATGGTAGCTCAATATATAGAATTGTACGGTAAGTTTGAAGTCTCCAAAGAACTGACCAAAACAATAACTGTATTTGATAATGCTGCTCTTCTTGTGTCCTTAAAATATTACTTTCCTCACGATAGTAATATAACTTCTCATGAGTACCAGAACCAGCTTAATCAATTAGAAACTGAACTAATGAATATGAGGAATACAATCGGATGGAAAGTTTTGACTAAACTTAGAAACAATAATAAAGGTACTTTGAAAATGGGGAAGAAGCTAATTTATTTTATTCTTAAATTCAAAGCTATAAAAAGATAA
- a CDS encoding acyltransferase family protein, whose translation MSQKSELLEKRMIAKENNFDFIRLAAAVMVLLSHSYPISGNPNEFFGEITNGQWPLGGLSVAVFFVISGFLISMSLNKTKSKLRFIFNRILRVFPGLICAVLFSTFVIGAVVTNNTLREYLTNPQTYVYLKSSFLFPIYFELPGVFTDNIYPGSVNGSLWTLPYEVLFYALVLIIGSIGCFSHKARESVFLLFVLVLYLNIFSPHIFDNYNFYGISMGSANYLLGYFLAGIIMYCYRDKIIISRKLMLCSFIVILISFKLGGLKETFMIFGSYLIICFAYSQKIKIYKINKYGDFTYGMYIYAFPVQQFVTWIFGGGKMNTFLHFSVSFIICLACSYLSWHLVEKKFLSLKSLYKNKRESEHEQFEVVSS comes from the coding sequence TTGAGTCAGAAATCAGAACTACTCGAAAAACGTATGATTGCAAAAGAGAATAATTTTGATTTTATAAGGCTTGCCGCTGCAGTTATGGTATTGCTCTCACACTCCTATCCAATATCAGGGAATCCAAATGAGTTTTTTGGGGAAATCACTAATGGCCAATGGCCTCTTGGAGGGCTATCTGTTGCTGTCTTTTTTGTTATTAGTGGCTTTTTAATAAGTATGAGTTTGAATAAAACCAAAAGTAAGCTCCGGTTTATTTTTAATAGAATTTTAAGAGTTTTTCCGGGCTTGATATGTGCTGTTCTATTTTCAACCTTCGTTATTGGGGCTGTTGTCACAAATAATACTTTAAGGGAGTATTTAACTAATCCTCAGACGTATGTTTATTTAAAAAGTTCATTTCTTTTTCCTATTTACTTTGAATTACCAGGTGTTTTTACTGACAATATTTATCCTGGCTCTGTAAATGGCTCATTGTGGACCCTGCCGTATGAGGTTCTATTTTATGCATTAGTTCTGATTATAGGATCTATAGGCTGTTTTAGTCATAAGGCTCGCGAATCGGTGTTCCTTTTATTTGTACTGGTCTTATATCTGAATATATTCTCACCTCATATTTTTGATAATTATAACTTTTACGGGATAAGTATGGGGAGTGCCAACTATCTCTTAGGCTATTTTCTAGCAGGTATAATTATGTATTGCTATAGAGATAAAATTATTATTTCGAGAAAACTAATGCTATGCTCATTTATAGTTATACTAATAAGTTTTAAACTTGGTGGTTTGAAAGAAACGTTTATGATTTTTGGAAGCTATCTTATTATTTGTTTTGCTTACTCTCAGAAAATAAAAATATATAAAATAAATAAGTATGGGGATTTTACTTACGGTATGTATATTTATGCGTTTCCTGTTCAACAATTTGTTACTTGGATTTTCGGTGGTGGCAAGATGAATACCTTTCTTCACTTTTCTGTTTCTTTCATTATTTGTTTGGCTTGTTCGTATTTATCTTGGCATCTAGTTGAAAAGAAATTTTTAAGTTTAAAATCACTTTATAAGAACAAGAGGGAGTCTGAGCATGAGCAATTTGAAGTCGTTTCTTCCTAA